A genomic region of Zalophus californianus isolate mZalCal1 chromosome 11, mZalCal1.pri.v2, whole genome shotgun sequence contains the following coding sequences:
- the MRPL21 gene encoding 39S ribosomal protein L21, mitochondrial isoform X4, whose protein sequence is MAAPVTTRIVTVAFGGLVSACRRSCLRVSGPGAASLGSASRRFGSQSTSVPQGYVPKTSLSSPPWPEAVLPDPAEETRHHAEVVGKVNEMIAKGRYGRLFAVVHFASHQWKVTSEDLILIDNELDIACGERVRLEKVLLVGADDFTLLGKPLLGKDLVRVEATVIEKTESWPKINMKFQKRKNYKRKKVIVNPQTVLRVNTIEIAPRLC, encoded by the exons ATGGCGGCGCCCGTGACGACCCGGATCGTGACGGTCGCCTTCGGGGGGCTGGTGTCCGCGTGCCGCCGCAGCTGCCTGAGAGTGTCCGGGCCCGGAGCGG CTTCCCTGGGGTCCGCTTCCCGAAGGTTCGGTTCGCAGAGCACTTCAGTTCCACAAGG ATACGTTCCTAAAACATCGCTGAGTTCACCACCTTGGCCAGAAGCTGTCCTGCCAGACCCCGCTGAGGAGACCAGACACCATGCAG AAGTCGTGGGGAAGGTGAACGAAATGATCGCCAAAGGCCGATACGGCCGACTCTTCGCTGTGGTGCACTTCGCCAGCCACCAGTGGAAGGTGACCTCTGAGGACCTGATTTTAATTGACAACGAGTTAGACATTGCGTGCGGAGAGAGGGTACGGCTGGAGAAG GTCCTGCTGGTTGGAGCTGACGACTTCACGTTACTTGGCAAGCCGCTCCTTGG AAAAGATCTTGTTCGGGTAGAAGCCACAGTCATTGAAAAGACAGAATCATGGCCAAAAATCAAtatgaaatttcagaaaaggaaaaactacaaGAGGAAAAAAG tTATTGTGAACCCACAGACTGTCCTCCGAGTAAACACCATCGAGATTGCTCCACGTTTGTGCTGA
- the MRPL21 gene encoding 39S ribosomal protein L21, mitochondrial isoform X2 — protein MAAPVTTRIVTVAFGGLVSACRRSCLRVSGPGAASLGSASRRFGSQSTSVPQGYVPKTSLSSPPWPEAVLPDPAEETRHHAEVVGKVNEMIAKGRYGRLFAVVHFASHQWKVTSEDLILIDNELDIACGERVRLEKVLLVGADDFTLLGKPLLGKDLVRVEATVIEKTESWPKINMKFQKRKNYKRKKACPVRHGRGHQRRLSRPAQRLDKERDVVGSSQQNVAQQHALSELALYTGTGTNLRF, from the exons ATGGCGGCGCCCGTGACGACCCGGATCGTGACGGTCGCCTTCGGGGGGCTGGTGTCCGCGTGCCGCCGCAGCTGCCTGAGAGTGTCCGGGCCCGGAGCGG CTTCCCTGGGGTCCGCTTCCCGAAGGTTCGGTTCGCAGAGCACTTCAGTTCCACAAGG ATACGTTCCTAAAACATCGCTGAGTTCACCACCTTGGCCAGAAGCTGTCCTGCCAGACCCCGCTGAGGAGACCAGACACCATGCAG AAGTCGTGGGGAAGGTGAACGAAATGATCGCCAAAGGCCGATACGGCCGACTCTTCGCTGTGGTGCACTTCGCCAGCCACCAGTGGAAGGTGACCTCTGAGGACCTGATTTTAATTGACAACGAGTTAGACATTGCGTGCGGAGAGAGGGTACGGCTGGAGAAG GTCCTGCTGGTTGGAGCTGACGACTTCACGTTACTTGGCAAGCCGCTCCTTGG AAAAGATCTTGTTCGGGTAGAAGCCACAGTCATTGAAAAGACAGAATCATGGCCAAAAATCAAtatgaaatttcagaaaaggaaaaactacaaGAGGAAAAAAG CATGCCCCGTGAGACACGGACGGGGACACCAGAGGCGGCTCTCACGTCCTGCACAAAGACTGGACAAAGAAAGGGACGTGGTGGGGTCCTCTCAGCAGAACGTCGCCCAGCAGCACGCGCTAAGTGAACTGGCCCTCTATACGGGAACGGGAACGAATCTTCGATTCTAG
- the MRPL21 gene encoding 39S ribosomal protein L21, mitochondrial isoform X3 has protein sequence MAAECAPTLPGPSGHTVPPDPARPWRYVPKTSLSSPPWPEAVLPDPAEETRHHAEVVGKVNEMIAKGRYGRLFAVVHFASHQWKVTSEDLILIDNELDIACGERVRLEKVLLVGADDFTLLGKPLLGKDLVRVEATVIEKTESWPKINMKFQKRKNYKRKKACPVRHGRGHQRRLSRPAQRLDKERDVVGSSQQNVAQQHALSELALYTGTGTNLRF, from the exons ATGGCCGCTGAGTGCGCCCCCACACTGCCCGGTCCTTCTGGGCACACCGTCCCTCCTGACCCTGCGCGACCCTGGAG ATACGTTCCTAAAACATCGCTGAGTTCACCACCTTGGCCAGAAGCTGTCCTGCCAGACCCCGCTGAGGAGACCAGACACCATGCAG AAGTCGTGGGGAAGGTGAACGAAATGATCGCCAAAGGCCGATACGGCCGACTCTTCGCTGTGGTGCACTTCGCCAGCCACCAGTGGAAGGTGACCTCTGAGGACCTGATTTTAATTGACAACGAGTTAGACATTGCGTGCGGAGAGAGGGTACGGCTGGAGAAG GTCCTGCTGGTTGGAGCTGACGACTTCACGTTACTTGGCAAGCCGCTCCTTGG AAAAGATCTTGTTCGGGTAGAAGCCACAGTCATTGAAAAGACAGAATCATGGCCAAAAATCAAtatgaaatttcagaaaaggaaaaactacaaGAGGAAAAAAG CATGCCCCGTGAGACACGGACGGGGACACCAGAGGCGGCTCTCACGTCCTGCACAAAGACTGGACAAAGAAAGGGACGTGGTGGGGTCCTCTCAGCAGAACGTCGCCCAGCAGCACGCGCTAAGTGAACTGGCCCTCTATACGGGAACGGGAACGAATCTTCGATTCTAG
- the MRPL21 gene encoding 39S ribosomal protein L21, mitochondrial isoform X1, translating into MANAGPGPRAAELRLPRQPEFPGRTLCVDAQGSRRGRFRFRPKLREDGGARDDPDRDGRLRGAGVRVPPQLPESVRARSGYVPKTSLSSPPWPEAVLPDPAEETRHHAEVVGKVNEMIAKGRYGRLFAVVHFASHQWKVTSEDLILIDNELDIACGERVRLEKEGMNILVTDGGLSAYLQREGFGGSAARPWLCWLLSEAGLRGVSLTDVLTRHSALLGYVFGLACLPITYDSVGCCGRPSLFFSYSIYKSV; encoded by the exons ATGGCCAACGCCGGGCCCGGGCCCAGGGCCGCCGAGCTCCGGCTGCCGCGACAGCCGGAGTTCCCGGGCCGGACCCTGTGCGTCGACGCACAAGGTTCGCGCCGAGGCCGTTTCCGCTTCCGGCCGAAGCTGCGGGAAGATGGCGGCGCCCGTGACGACCCGGATCGTGACGGTCGCCTTCGGGGGGCTGGTGTCCGCGTGCCGCCGCAGCTGCCTGAGAGTGTCCGGGCCCGGAGCGG ATACGTTCCTAAAACATCGCTGAGTTCACCACCTTGGCCAGAAGCTGTCCTGCCAGACCCCGCTGAGGAGACCAGACACCATGCAG AAGTCGTGGGGAAGGTGAACGAAATGATCGCCAAAGGCCGATACGGCCGACTCTTCGCTGTGGTGCACTTCGCCAGCCACCAGTGGAAGGTGACCTCTGAGGACCTGATTTTAATTGACAACGAGTTAGACATTGCGTGCGGAGAGAGGGTACGGCTGGAGAAG GAAGGAATGAACATCCTGGTTACAGACGGAGGGCTTTCCGCATATTTACAGAGAGAAGGTTTCGGCGGGAGTGCTGCTCGGCCTTGGCTTTGCTGGCTGCTTTCAGAGGCTGGTCTTAGAGGCGTCTCGCTGACCGATGTGCTTACCCGCCATTCTGCACTGCTCGGCTACGTATTTGGCCTCGCATGTCTACCCATCACTTACGATTCTGTTGGCTGTTGTGGGCggccttctttgtttttttcttattctatttataaaagtGTATAA